The following are encoded together in the Fusarium keratoplasticum isolate Fu6.1 chromosome 1, whole genome shotgun sequence genome:
- a CDS encoding S1 motif domain-containing protein codes for MASLKRSQEGDALASNISSKVYVRSTRSGKVQKIVREVYLRTDIPCSSKLCKACLQYAPRNAAQQAQPFVLSDKPAGTKAFPQGHYLVPDTNALLNAMDLFEQSSAFYDVIILQTVLEELRNRSLPLYNRLIGLTKSEEKRFYVFFNDFRLETFVHREANETVNDRNDRAVRLAVKWYGEHLARTKAKKLPAVVMLSDDQDNLRKAKADGLHASSLKDYVSGLEDGERLLDMVAESQNQGSFKKQGQMLYPEYFTLSRMMTGVKAGLMHQGIFNVSPYNYLEGSIKVPAFPKPLLVLGRENINRAVDGDVVVVEVLPQDQWKEPSTKIIEEEAITKNENADVEESQDLVSEKERKALQEQVKKTQKGFSEGRPQPTAKVVGVIKRNWRQYVGHIDPSSASKASSQGRKQDSVFLIPMDKKIPKIRLRTRQVADLLGKRLLVTIDAWERDSRHPIGHFVRSLGELETKAAETEALLLEWDVQYRPFPKTVLDCLPKEGHDWRVPASVEDPGWRQREDLRGLLICSIDPPGCQDIDDALHARKLPNGNFEVGVHIADVSHFVKPANAMDTEASIRGTTVYLVDKRIDMLPPLLGTDLCSLKPYVERYAFSVLWELNDNADIVNVRFTKSVIKSREAFSYEQAQLRIDDDSQQDDLTKGMRMLLMLSKKLKKKRMDAGALSLSSPEVKVQTESETSDPIDVKTKQLLDTNSLVEEFMLFANVSVAAKIYEAFPQTAILRRHAAPPKTNFDELANQLRTKRGLELRTDSSKALADSLDQCVDAKEPFFNTLVRIMATRCMMSAEYFCSGTQAYPEFRHYGLASEIYTHFTSPIRRYADLLAHRQLAAAIDYEAVHPNVRSRGRLEAVCKNINVRHRNAQMAGRASIAYYVGQALKGKVAEEEAFVMKIFSNGFVVLVPRFGIEGLIRLRDLAEPEPEADFDPETFTLTTKGSREVQVELFQKVKVRVHDEKDEMTGKRGVKMELLEA; via the exons ATGGCGAGCTTAAAAAGATCTCAGGAAGGCGATGCCCTAGCATCCAACATCTCGAGCAAGGTCTATGTGCGCTCGACTCGAAGCGGCAAGGTGCAGAAAATTGTTAGAGAAGTCTACTTGCGAACAGACATTCCTtgctcctccaagctctgCAAGGCGTGTCTTCAGTATGCCCCTAGAAATGCCGCTCAGCAGG CTCAGCCCTTTGTCCTCTCGGACAAGCCAGCAGGCACCAAAGCATTCCCCCAAGGACACTACTTGGTCCCTGATACCAACGCGCTGCTCAACGCCATGGATCTGTTTGAGCAGAGCTCCGCCTTTTACGACGTCATCATCTTGcagactgtgcttgaggagctACGGAATCGGTCATTGCCGCTTTATAATCGGCTAATAGGACTCACGAAGAGCGAGGAAAAGAGATTTTATGTCTTCTTCAACGACTTTCGACTGGAAACGTTTGTCCACCGCGAGGCAAATGAAACCGTTAATGACCGAAATGATCGGGCTGTGCGACTGGCCGTGAAATGGTACGGCGAGCATCTAGCGCGcacaaaggccaagaaaCTCCCGGCAGTGGTGATGCTGAGCGACGACCAAGACAACCTCCGCAAAGCCAAGGCAGACGGGCTTCACGCATCTTCTCTCAAAGACTATGTCAGCGGactcgaggatggcgagagGCTGCTCGACATGGTGGCAGAGTCGCAAAACCAAGGGTCGTTTAAGAAACAGGGGCAGATGCTATATCCTGAGTACTTTACACTCTCAAGGATGATGACTGGGGTCAAGGCCGGCTTGATGCATCAGGGCATCTTCAACGTCTCGCCATACAACTATCTAGAGGGCTCCATCAAGGTTCCGGCATTCCCCAAACCTCTGCTAGTCCTAGGCCGCGAGAACATCAACCGTGCTGTTGACGGCGACGTGGtcgttgtcgaggttctccCTCAAGATCAATGGAAGGAGCCTTCGACAAAGATcattgaggaggaagccaTCACAAAGAACGAGAACGCAGACGTGGAGGAGAGCCAAGACCTTGTGTCTGAAAAGGAGCGCAAGGCTCTGCAGGAGCAGGTGAAGAAGACCCAGAAGGGCTTCTCAGAAGGCCGCCCACAACCAACTGCCAAGGTTGTTGGCGTAATCAAGCGCAACTGGCGCCAGTATGTTGGCCACATCGACCCTTCCTCTGCGAGCAAAGCGTCCAGCCAGGGTCGCAAGCAGGACagcgtcttcctcatccccatggacaagaagatTCCCAAGATTCGACTTCGTACACGACAAGTTGCAGACCTACTCGGCAAGCGACTTTTGGTTACCATCGATGCCTGGGAGCGTGACTCTAGACACCCCATTGGACACTTTGTACGCTCTCTGGGAGAGTTGGAGACCAAGGCGGCCGAGACTGAAGCTCTGTTGCTAGAATGGGATGTCCAGTACCGACCGTTCCCCAAGACTGTCCTTGACTGTCTCCCTAAGGAAGGCCATGACTGGAGGGTGCCAGCCAGCGTGGAGGATCCCGGCTGGAGACAAAGGGAGGATCTCAGAGGACTTCTCATCTGCAGTATTGATCCTCCCGGCTGTCAGGATATCGACGATGCTCTCCACGCCAGGAAGCTTCCGAACGGCAATTTTGAGGTTGGCGTCCACATCGCCGATGTCTCGCACTTCGTCAAGCCTGCCAACGCCATGGACACTGAGGCCAGCATCCGCGGCACCACTGTTTATCTGGTGGACAAGCGTATTGACATGCTTCCGCCACTGCTTGGAACAGACCTTTGCTCTCTCAAGCCATATGTGGAACGATATGCCTTTTCGGTGCTCTGGGAGCTAAATGACAATGCCGATATCGTCAACGTTCGCTTCACAAAGTCTGTTATCAAGTCCCGTGAGGCTTTCAGCTACGAACAGGCTCAACTCAGAATCGATGACGATTCTCAGCAAGACGACCTCACCAAGGGAATGCGGATGCTCCTCATGCTGTcaaagaagctcaagaagaagcgaatGGACGCCGGTGCTCTGAGCCTCTCGTCgcccgaggtcaaggtccagaCCGAGTCCGAGACGTCTGATCCCATCGATGTCAAGACGaagcagctcctcgacaccAACTCGCTGGTCGAAGAGTTCATGTTGTTCGCCAACGTCAGCGTCGCAGCCAAGATCTACGAGGCGTTCCCCCAGACTGCCATCCTCCGTCGTCACGCCGCTCCTCCCAAGACCAACTTTGACGAGCTAGCAAACCAACTGCGCACCAAGCGCGGCTTGGAGCTTCGCACCGACTCCAGcaaggccctcgccgacTCGTTGGATCAGTGTGTCGATGCCAAGGAACCGTTCTTCAACACTTTGGTGCGTATCATGGCGACGCGCTGTATGATGAGTGCAGAGTATTTCTGCTCAGGCACCCAAGCCTACCCCGAGTTCCGTCACTATGGTCTTGCGTCCGAGATCTACACTCACTTCACGTCTCCCATCCGTCGATACGCCGATCTCCTCGCTCACCGACAGCttgccgccgccatcgactACGAGGCTGTTCACCCCAACGTCCGCAGCCGGGGACGCCTCGAGGCCGTGTGCAAGAACATCAACGTGCGACACCGCAACGCCCAGATGGCGGGCCGCGCCAGCATTGCCTACTACGTCGGCCAGgccctcaagggcaaggtcgctgaggaggaggcgtTTGTCATGAAGATTTTCAGCAACGgcttcgtcgtcctcgtcccgCGCTTCGGCATCGAAGGTTTGATCCGACTCAGGGATCTCGCCGAGCCCGAACCAGAGGCCGACTTTGACCCTGAGACGTTTACGCTCACTACCAAGGGAAGCCGGGAGGTGCAGGTGGAGCTGTTCCAAAAGGTCAAGGTTAGAGTCCATGACGAGAAGGACGAGATGACGGGCAAGCGGGGTGTTAAGATGGAGTTGCTCGAGGCTTAA